The Peribacillus sp. FSL P2-0133 genome has a segment encoding these proteins:
- a CDS encoding cation:dicarboxylase symporter family transporter has translation MKKFGLATQIFIALVLGIVVGALFHGNETAMAIMVPIGDIFIHLIKMIVIPIVMAALVVSIAGVGDIKKLGKLGGKTLLYFEIVTTIAIVIGLLAANLFHPGTGLDTSSLEKSDISKYEETTKTAGSSGFGETISHIVPQNVFESMAQADLLPIIFFSVLFGLGVAAIGEKGKPILGFFEGVLEVMFWVTNLVMKFAPFGVFALIGVTVAKFGIETLIPLGNLVVAVYVTMIFFVFVILGIIAKMSGTSIFVILKVLKDELILAFTTASSESVLPRLMDKMERFGCPKSITSFVIPTGYTFNLDGSSIYQALASLFVAQMYGIDLSITQQITLLLVLMLTSKGMAGVPGASFVVVLTTLGSMGLPLEGVAFIAGIDRILDMGRSAVNVVGNSLAAIVMSKWEGEFDQDKANHYVDSNKQSDVA, from the coding sequence ATGAAAAAGTTTGGCTTAGCTACTCAAATTTTTATTGCACTTGTCCTAGGTATCGTTGTCGGTGCTTTATTCCATGGTAATGAAACAGCCATGGCCATTATGGTACCTATCGGCGATATTTTCATTCATTTAATTAAAATGATTGTCATCCCGATCGTCATGGCTGCATTAGTGGTCTCAATAGCGGGAGTCGGCGATATTAAAAAACTAGGAAAATTAGGCGGGAAGACCCTTCTGTATTTCGAGATTGTCACCACGATTGCCATTGTTATTGGATTACTGGCGGCAAACTTGTTCCATCCGGGGACTGGTTTAGATACAAGCAGTCTTGAAAAAAGTGATATTTCAAAATATGAAGAAACAACAAAGACGGCTGGAAGCAGTGGCTTTGGTGAAACAATTTCACATATTGTTCCTCAAAATGTATTTGAATCAATGGCTCAAGCGGATTTATTACCGATTATCTTCTTTTCTGTTTTATTCGGCTTAGGTGTGGCTGCGATAGGCGAAAAAGGAAAGCCTATTCTTGGATTCTTTGAAGGTGTGTTGGAAGTTATGTTTTGGGTGACGAATCTAGTCATGAAATTTGCCCCTTTTGGTGTGTTTGCACTCATTGGTGTAACTGTTGCCAAATTTGGTATCGAAACATTAATTCCTTTAGGGAACCTGGTAGTTGCTGTTTATGTGACGATGATATTCTTCGTGTTCGTCATTCTTGGAATTATAGCGAAAATGTCTGGGACAAGCATTTTTGTTATCCTGAAAGTGTTAAAGGATGAACTGATTTTGGCCTTTACAACAGCAAGTTCAGAGTCGGTATTACCAAGGCTTATGGACAAAATGGAGAGGTTTGGCTGCCCGAAATCCATTACTTCTTTTGTAATTCCAACAGGCTATACGTTTAATCTAGACGGCTCATCGATTTACCAAGCACTTGCTTCACTTTTCGTGGCACAAATGTATGGTATTGATCTATCCATTACACAACAGATTACTTTATTACTAGTATTGATGTTAACGTCAAAAGGAATGGCTGGCGTTCCGGGGGCGTCATTCGTTGTTGTTTTAACAACACTTGGTTCAATGGGACTGCCGTTGGAAGGTGTTGCGTTCATTGCCGGTATCGACCGAATTTTGGATATGGGAAGATCAGCGGTTAATGTCGTGGGGAACTCATTGGCGGCGATTGTCATGTCGAAGTGGGAAGGCGAATTTGACCAGGATAAAGCAAACCATTACGTTGATTCCAATAAACAATCAGACGTAGCATAA
- a CDS encoding zinc ribbon domain-containing protein, translated as MKKYKACQSCGMPLSKDELGGGTEKDGSKSTKYCSHCYINGEFTQNITAIEMQKFVQNHMMENMKMPKFIAKFFSRGIPKLERWK; from the coding sequence ATGAAAAAATATAAAGCATGTCAGAGTTGTGGAATGCCACTATCTAAGGATGAATTAGGTGGAGGAACTGAAAAAGATGGTAGTAAAAGTACTAAATATTGCAGCCATTGTTATATAAATGGTGAATTCACTCAAAATATTACTGCGATAGAAATGCAAAAATTTGTTCAAAATCATATGATGGAAAATATGAAAATGCCCAAGTTTATTGCTAAGTTTTTTAGTAGAGGCATCCCGAAGTTAGAGCGATGGAAATAA
- a CDS encoding sensor histidine kinase: MKKSIRILLLIMIAVPLAGEFKFYPFDGTFRVSLGTPVFFLFLLWGRGIHPIIAGILTGMSVFVFRFSLAVGIRDISVEEAMYLHFPAFFYYFIYAFAFHKTKLNERHDQPLMIGLLGVLIELFASVSEMAIRSFLANQDTPLLAIDQLVLIAFIRSFFVLGFFNILKLREAKFAEAEQRMQKEQMLLFISSLYEESVQLKKTMQNAEEITRTCYDFYRRLKSEGTNGSDAQTALQIAGLVHEIKKDNQRIYAGLSELMSSENLQEYMNIEELGNIMIVSNRRYAESLRKDISFSLHIDGDHPPYHVYMVLSLINNLLANAVEAIKEEGYVSLHVKRKDQFAEFCISDNGPGIAPKQKEVIFTAGYTKKFDEAGNPSTGIGLSYVKQTVERFGGQIRLMDNYKETVFIVELPIDAIMEKGLTR, from the coding sequence TTGAAAAAGAGTATAAGGATATTATTATTGATTATGATTGCGGTGCCTCTTGCGGGTGAATTCAAGTTTTATCCATTCGATGGTACATTCAGAGTCAGTTTGGGAACTCCCGTCTTTTTCTTGTTTTTGCTATGGGGGAGGGGGATCCACCCGATTATTGCAGGCATTTTAACGGGGATGAGTGTGTTTGTTTTTCGTTTTTCACTGGCTGTCGGAATACGGGACATATCTGTTGAGGAAGCGATGTATCTTCATTTTCCCGCCTTTTTCTATTATTTCATCTACGCGTTCGCATTTCATAAGACTAAATTGAACGAACGCCACGATCAGCCTTTAATGATCGGGCTTTTAGGGGTATTGATCGAGCTTTTTGCAAGTGTATCCGAAATGGCAATCCGTTCCTTCTTGGCGAATCAGGACACACCCTTGCTAGCCATTGACCAACTCGTTTTAATCGCCTTTATTCGAAGCTTTTTCGTTCTCGGCTTTTTTAATATATTAAAGCTGAGAGAAGCAAAATTCGCAGAAGCGGAGCAGCGCATGCAAAAGGAACAAATGTTGCTTTTCATTTCAAGTTTGTATGAAGAATCGGTTCAACTGAAGAAAACGATGCAAAATGCGGAAGAAATCACCCGCACTTGTTATGACTTTTACCGTCGATTAAAATCAGAGGGGACTAATGGAAGTGATGCGCAAACGGCGTTGCAGATTGCTGGTCTCGTGCATGAAATCAAAAAAGATAACCAGCGGATTTATGCGGGGCTGTCGGAACTCATGTCTTCCGAAAACCTGCAGGAATACATGAATATCGAAGAGCTTGGTAACATCATGATCGTGTCCAATAGACGATATGCTGAGTCCCTTCGCAAAGATATTTCATTTTCCTTGCATATAGATGGTGACCATCCGCCCTACCATGTATATATGGTATTATCATTAATAAATAATTTATTGGCCAATGCAGTGGAAGCTATCAAAGAAGAGGGATACGTATCACTGCATGTGAAAAGAAAAGATCAATTCGCGGAGTTTTGCATCAGTGACAATGGCCCCGGCATTGCACCGAAGCAGAAGGAAGTCATTTTTACAGCAGGATACACAAAGAAATTCGATGAGGCTGGAAACCCTTCGACAGGAATCGGGTTATCGTATGTGAAACAAACTGTTGAAAGATTTGGAGGACAAATCAGGTTAATGGATAACTATAAAGAAACCGTATTCATCGTAGAACTTCCGATTGATGCGATTATGGAGAAAGGGTTAACGAGATGA
- the helD gene encoding RNA polymerase recycling motor HelD, with protein MNDEIRQEQERLDGVIETITKQISKIEGETSQRRKEVVNIRKHFWDDLKVNMDTFDDYLETIIGLRQQAQALSEREGAHRYSFKRLSTLRRMQEVPYFGRIDITEEGSEHTEHIYIGTSTLTDTTGENFIVYDWRAPISSVYYDYPPGPVQYSTPGGMISGMLEKKWQYIIKGGVIESMFDTSLTIGDEILQQVLGKGTDKHMHSIVSTIQREQNRIIRNDRGRLLIVQGAAGSGKTSAALQRIAYLLYKNREWLKADQIILFSPNSMFNNYVSNVLPELGEENMQQVTFQEYLDHRLTDSFQVEDPYEQLEFLLTAADDPSYSTRTASIKFKASIRFFEIIKTYRQSLELSGVIFRGLKFRGKTLVSAKQISERFYNTDTTLRFHNRVEKLKEWLCEMLDETEKSELKKPWVQEEIEYLSKEDYQKVYTYLEKKRGLTEDSFDDYEKEHKMLTRMIVRKKLKTLRKRVKALHFINIKQIYKQLFDEQIRSELWNEGETPVEREICLSTQKMLDEGKLHYEDATPFLLLKELIVGFQTNTSIKYVLVDEAQDYSPFQFEFLKRLFPSARMTVLGDFNQAIFAHASERVDFQTLTSLYGIGETESITLDQSYRSTKQIIEFTRELVPEGHRIKAFDREGEKPVLTQVSSRDELHHNIVSKVKDLQSRKYNTIAIICKSAAESAAAYDALSIIGEIKLVQKGTNEYEQGVVVIPAYLAKGIEFDAVIIYDASVQTYGDESLRRLFYTACTRAMHDLHIYTVGETSPFLQNDATKRLLLTY; from the coding sequence ATGAACGATGAAATTCGGCAGGAGCAAGAACGTTTGGACGGGGTGATAGAAACAATTACGAAACAAATCAGCAAAATTGAAGGAGAAACTTCCCAGCGCAGAAAAGAAGTTGTTAATATCCGTAAACACTTTTGGGATGACCTCAAGGTTAATATGGATACTTTCGATGATTACCTCGAGACCATCATTGGCTTAAGGCAACAGGCTCAAGCCTTGTCAGAACGCGAAGGCGCACATAGATATTCCTTCAAGAGGTTGTCTACACTGCGCCGCATGCAGGAAGTACCTTATTTCGGTCGTATCGATATCACTGAAGAAGGGTCCGAACATACGGAACATATTTATATCGGGACCTCCACTCTTACTGATACAACAGGAGAAAACTTCATTGTCTACGATTGGAGGGCTCCGATTTCGAGTGTTTATTATGACTATCCTCCCGGCCCCGTACAATACTCTACTCCAGGAGGCATGATTTCTGGGATGTTGGAGAAAAAGTGGCAATATATCATCAAGGGAGGCGTTATCGAATCAATGTTCGATACGAGTCTCACCATTGGAGATGAGATACTGCAGCAGGTGCTTGGCAAAGGAACAGATAAGCATATGCACAGTATTGTGTCCACCATTCAACGGGAGCAAAATAGGATCATCCGGAACGATCGCGGACGTCTGCTCATTGTTCAAGGTGCCGCTGGCAGCGGCAAGACATCAGCTGCCCTCCAACGGATCGCTTACTTGCTTTACAAGAATCGGGAATGGCTAAAAGCCGACCAAATCATTTTATTCTCTCCTAACTCAATGTTTAATAACTACGTATCCAATGTGTTGCCCGAACTTGGTGAAGAGAATATGCAGCAGGTAACATTCCAGGAATACTTGGATCATCGTCTGACTGACTCGTTTCAAGTTGAGGATCCTTATGAGCAATTAGAATTTTTGTTGACTGCAGCGGATGATCCTTCCTATAGCACCAGGACAGCGAGTATCAAATTTAAGGCATCGATTCGCTTCTTTGAGATAATCAAAACATACAGACAATCACTAGAACTATCTGGAGTGATCTTTAGAGGGTTAAAGTTCCGGGGGAAAACGCTCGTCTCCGCCAAACAAATCTCAGAAAGATTTTATAACACAGACACCACCTTACGTTTTCACAATAGGGTTGAAAAGTTGAAAGAGTGGTTATGTGAGATGCTTGATGAAACGGAAAAGTCTGAGTTGAAAAAACCTTGGGTCCAGGAGGAAATCGAGTACCTTAGCAAAGAAGACTATCAAAAGGTATACACCTACCTAGAGAAAAAACGCGGCCTTACTGAAGATTCATTTGACGATTATGAGAAAGAGCATAAAATGCTCACGCGCATGATTGTTCGCAAGAAATTGAAGACTTTACGCAAACGGGTAAAAGCACTTCATTTTATCAATATTAAGCAAATATACAAGCAACTTTTTGACGAACAAATACGGAGTGAACTGTGGAATGAGGGTGAAACACCTGTCGAAAGGGAAATATGTTTATCAACGCAAAAAATGCTGGACGAAGGTAAACTGCATTACGAAGACGCGACTCCATTTTTGCTGCTGAAGGAGCTAATTGTAGGATTTCAGACGAATACTTCTATAAAATACGTGCTTGTAGACGAAGCACAGGATTATTCTCCATTTCAATTCGAGTTTTTGAAACGGTTGTTTCCATCTGCAAGGATGACCGTGCTCGGTGACTTTAACCAGGCAATCTTTGCTCATGCCAGCGAACGGGTGGATTTCCAGACTCTTACCAGTTTATACGGAATAGGTGAAACCGAGAGTATAACCTTGGATCAAAGTTACAGATCCACAAAGCAGATTATAGAATTTACACGTGAACTAGTTCCTGAAGGCCATCGAATTAAGGCATTCGATCGTGAAGGCGAGAAGCCTGTACTGACTCAAGTGTCCAGCCGTGATGAATTGCACCACAATATCGTTTCTAAAGTCAAAGACTTACAAAGTCGTAAATATAATACCATCGCAATAATATGTAAATCCGCTGCCGAAAGTGCCGCTGCATACGATGCCCTTAGTATCATTGGTGAAATTAAACTCGTACAGAAAGGCACAAATGAATATGAACAGGGTGTTGTTGTCATTCCGGCTTATTTGGCCAAGGGCATCGAATTCGATGCTGTCATCATTTATGATGCATCTGTGCAAACATACGGTGATGAGAGCCTGCGAAGATTGTTCTACACCGCATGTACCAGGGCTATGCATGACTTACACATATATACGGTTGGCGAAACCAGTCCTTTCTTGCAAAACGATGCAACGAAGCGTTTACTTCTGACATATTAG
- the sspL gene encoding small, acid-soluble spore protein L, with amino-acid sequence MSKKTAGRGRIAPSANPQGHGKDVEFSTEPKSDLENKAKKSNTK; translated from the coding sequence ATGAGTAAAAAGACAGCAGGAAGAGGCCGAATCGCACCAAGTGCTAACCCGCAGGGACATGGAAAAGATGTCGAATTCTCCACTGAGCCAAAAAGTGATCTTGAAAACAAGGCAAAAAAGTCCAATACAAAATAA
- a CDS encoding D-glycerate dehydrogenase: MKPKVIIYKKVDQEVLDYVRETCDVVYFEGLDSQNYPEFLQGLKNAQGILGSGLKVDKTLLDQAPQLKIVCNSSVGYDNLDITELSNRGILATNTPEVLNETVADTIMGLMLSTARRMPEMDQMVKSGQWTSNIGEKSFGLDVHHKVLGIIGMGGIGSAVSKRARFGFDMNILYHNRSRNEEAEQKYGATYCSLEDLLKQSDFVCLMTPLTPQTEKMMGEKEFKLMKETAIFINCSRGKTVDEEALITALKNGEIHAAGLDVFVQEPVQEDNPLLSMKNVVTLPHIGSATYETRLKMAMLAATNLVAGLQGETPPTLIKAGVKVK, encoded by the coding sequence ATGAAACCGAAAGTAATCATCTATAAGAAAGTGGATCAAGAAGTGTTGGATTATGTTCGAGAGACTTGTGATGTCGTTTATTTTGAAGGTCTTGACTCACAAAATTACCCTGAATTTCTTCAAGGGCTGAAGAACGCACAAGGTATATTAGGTTCAGGATTAAAAGTGGATAAAACTTTACTGGACCAAGCACCGCAATTAAAAATCGTCTGTAACTCATCAGTTGGTTACGACAATTTGGATATAACCGAGTTATCCAATCGAGGAATCCTTGCCACGAACACTCCCGAGGTATTAAATGAAACAGTCGCAGATACGATTATGGGCTTGATGCTGTCCACAGCGAGAAGAATGCCGGAGATGGATCAAATGGTAAAGTCAGGGCAATGGACATCGAATATCGGAGAAAAATCATTTGGGTTGGACGTCCATCATAAAGTATTAGGGATTATCGGGATGGGCGGAATAGGCTCTGCCGTTTCAAAAAGGGCCCGTTTTGGGTTCGATATGAACATCCTATATCACAACAGATCTAGAAACGAAGAAGCAGAACAAAAGTATGGAGCTACATACTGTTCTCTGGAAGATCTCTTAAAGCAATCTGATTTTGTCTGCTTGATGACACCGCTGACTCCCCAAACTGAAAAGATGATGGGGGAAAAAGAATTCAAGCTCATGAAAGAGACTGCCATCTTCATCAATTGTTCAAGAGGGAAAACAGTGGATGAAGAAGCCTTGATCACTGCGCTTAAAAACGGTGAAATTCACGCGGCAGGACTGGATGTCTTTGTACAAGAGCCCGTCCAGGAAGACAATCCATTGCTTTCCATGAAGAATGTCGTCACTTTGCCTCATATCGGTTCAGCAACATATGAAACCCGCCTGAAAATGGCGATGCTGGCAGCAACCAACCTTGTAGCCGGATTACAGGGAGAAACTCCGCCTACCTTGATTAAAGCTGGCGTAAAGGTGAAGTGA
- a CDS encoding ATP-binding cassette domain-containing protein gives MKINRLIANNINHLDAALPDDQSLGIAGLSGSGKTTFCQTIGEESKKRLVSLLPKSEYQYLFPNIMETNFSAIKMEEMPLVLFLGKSSISANPRSTIGTHTGVFKEIRVYLAEKFNLSPEVFSFNNALGWCPSCKGRGTTKNVECPKCEGKRYNQDVEQYTIELLDRPHTISDINNLSIETILSLAETLHISEAKQHILQNIINMNIGYLGLNRIMGTVSGGELTRLYLAEFMATSENTVIIIDEISVGLDHQTLLKILEQIEQLGYKNQIWLIDHSDTVLDSTDEQLFFGPGSGKYGGKIVEESPRPKPISWERNEATPTEYYQFQDLYCRNIQMEEIRIPKNRLVTFTGESGCGKSTLVNECISKDFQKRYPKDKLVMVGQDRNKSITSRSTVATFLDIKKKLTKYSDEIDDIFLRSIEDIIEELPKEDIAHKRLSLLIKLGLGYLTLERKTQTLSTGEFQCVHLVSELFAKTRNPHTLFIFDEPSKGLSQNILNQFIDSVRVILEDESVSIIMIEHNGYMLESSDYIVDFGKRQLAPVQHLDVVSHDEHYRHKDSGDRVEPLQISSTLRSKNGINYLQKNHLDYFKKAENVYKGGILKSLSPIARVIYGEYDSDTIAPVIAIDLERHLYSQYTFLYEVGGMINHLVAAHPTNKDTRSFDFYSAENHCPSCSGRRVIEKFDIDVVIQDKNVPFWDGLLHPDVMEVLKYYQHSKLQFLFDEIKNELGHDISKSYNEMTDAEKQTFLYGYWEKSFYDKAGKASRTWEGFNFIIGRYMFISKSIIKEQMKASKVMIACPVCQGTVLNHHKKLTFGDTDIREIIQQPIDQVIKIVGKLPELEKLKAIVGGDIALTDDVSFLPRETKAALKMLELELASFVGYEVVLQNTQPFWDSIKGNIEAISSKNQITICDFANINETRETIIDKYFTNGKYKKLTYVYEAFGYKKIVTQINKIKASHKCPFCNGKKVISEDNIHDGVYKLTIPCVSCHASGIDDEGRKAIVEDIDVQTWLTGKVSDVVAESERTEAVADIPIFARIRELNKRDMMAVYQCLEQKK, from the coding sequence ATGAAAATAAATCGATTAATAGCGAACAATATAAACCATTTAGATGCAGCACTGCCAGATGATCAATCATTAGGAATTGCTGGTTTATCCGGTTCCGGGAAAACGACTTTTTGTCAAACCATTGGGGAAGAATCCAAGAAGCGTCTCGTTTCCTTATTGCCGAAGTCTGAATATCAATATTTATTTCCTAATATTATGGAAACCAACTTCAGTGCCATCAAGATGGAAGAAATGCCGCTGGTCCTTTTTCTCGGCAAATCATCCATTTCAGCCAATCCCCGTTCAACCATTGGCACACATACTGGTGTGTTTAAAGAGATTCGTGTTTATCTTGCTGAAAAATTCAATCTTTCTCCAGAAGTTTTTTCCTTTAATAATGCCTTAGGCTGGTGTCCCAGCTGTAAAGGACGCGGTACGACGAAAAATGTCGAGTGTCCTAAGTGTGAGGGGAAACGCTACAATCAAGACGTCGAGCAATATACCATTGAATTATTAGATCGCCCGCATACTATTTCCGATATCAACAACTTAAGCATTGAAACAATCCTTTCACTTGCAGAGACATTACATATTAGTGAAGCTAAACAGCATATTCTCCAAAATATAATCAATATGAATATTGGCTATTTAGGCTTGAACCGTATAATGGGGACAGTGTCAGGGGGAGAATTAACCCGGCTATATTTGGCCGAATTCATGGCAACAAGTGAAAATACCGTAATCATCATTGATGAAATCTCCGTCGGTCTTGATCATCAAACCCTATTAAAAATTTTAGAACAGATTGAACAATTAGGTTATAAAAATCAAATTTGGCTCATTGATCATTCAGACACGGTGTTAGATAGCACAGATGAACAATTGTTCTTTGGACCTGGCAGCGGGAAATATGGCGGGAAAATCGTTGAGGAATCACCGCGTCCCAAACCAATCAGCTGGGAACGAAATGAAGCGACGCCAACGGAATACTACCAATTTCAGGATCTTTACTGCCGTAATATTCAAATGGAGGAAATCCGGATTCCCAAGAATAGGCTCGTTACCTTTACGGGTGAGTCAGGATGCGGTAAATCCACACTTGTCAATGAATGTATCTCCAAGGATTTTCAGAAGCGGTATCCAAAGGATAAACTGGTCATGGTCGGGCAGGACCGAAACAAATCGATTACAAGTCGATCAACCGTTGCGACGTTTCTTGATATTAAAAAGAAACTCACCAAATACAGTGATGAAATTGATGATATTTTTCTGCGTTCGATTGAAGATATCATCGAAGAATTGCCAAAGGAAGACATCGCCCATAAACGCTTGAGTTTATTGATCAAACTTGGACTTGGTTATTTGACGTTAGAAAGAAAAACACAAACACTATCGACGGGTGAATTTCAATGTGTCCACTTAGTTTCCGAGCTGTTCGCGAAGACAAGAAACCCACACACGCTGTTCATTTTCGACGAGCCTTCAAAAGGGTTATCGCAAAACATTTTAAACCAATTCATCGATAGTGTCAGGGTCATCCTGGAGGATGAATCCGTCTCCATCATCATGATTGAGCATAATGGTTATATGCTGGAAAGCTCGGATTATATCGTTGATTTTGGTAAAAGACAGCTTGCACCTGTCCAACATCTCGACGTTGTCAGTCATGATGAGCATTATCGTCACAAAGATAGTGGAGATCGAGTGGAGCCATTGCAAATCTCTTCCACACTGCGGTCGAAAAATGGCATCAATTATTTACAGAAAAACCACCTGGACTATTTCAAAAAGGCAGAGAACGTCTATAAGGGCGGCATTTTAAAAAGCTTATCACCAATTGCTCGTGTGATTTATGGTGAATACGATTCCGACACGATTGCACCTGTGATCGCCATCGATCTTGAACGGCACTTGTACAGTCAATATACCTTTCTTTATGAAGTGGGTGGAATGATCAACCATCTAGTCGCTGCACATCCGACAAATAAAGATACAAGAAGCTTTGATTTCTATTCTGCAGAAAATCATTGTCCAAGCTGTTCGGGCCGCCGGGTCATTGAAAAATTTGACATTGATGTCGTCATTCAAGATAAAAACGTGCCATTCTGGGATGGCTTATTACATCCAGACGTGATGGAAGTATTAAAATATTATCAACATTCAAAGCTGCAATTCCTGTTTGATGAGATCAAGAATGAACTCGGTCACGACATTAGTAAAAGCTATAATGAGATGACAGATGCCGAAAAGCAGACCTTCTTATATGGGTATTGGGAAAAGTCCTTTTACGATAAAGCAGGCAAGGCATCAAGAACATGGGAAGGATTCAATTTCATCATTGGACGTTATATGTTCATATCGAAATCGATCATTAAAGAGCAGATGAAAGCATCAAAAGTGATGATCGCCTGTCCAGTCTGTCAAGGAACGGTCCTGAACCATCATAAAAAACTGACATTTGGTGATACGGACATTCGCGAGATCATCCAACAGCCGATTGATCAAGTCATCAAAATTGTCGGGAAGCTGCCAGAACTGGAAAAACTAAAAGCAATTGTGGGCGGCGATATCGCACTTACTGATGATGTCTCATTCCTTCCTAGGGAAACAAAAGCAGCGTTGAAAATGCTCGAACTAGAACTAGCAAGCTTTGTCGGCTATGAAGTGGTTTTACAAAATACCCAACCATTCTGGGACAGCATTAAAGGCAATATCGAAGCAATCAGCAGCAAAAATCAGATCACCATCTGTGACTTTGCCAATATTAACGAAACAAGAGAAACCATTATTGATAAATATTTCACCAATGGCAAATACAAAAAACTAACCTATGTTTATGAAGCATTTGGCTACAAAAAAATCGTTACCCAAATCAATAAAATTAAAGCAAGTCATAAATGCCCGTTCTGTAATGGCAAGAAAGTCATTTCAGAAGATAACATCCATGACGGTGTATATAAATTAACGATCCCTTGTGTGAGTTGTCATGCCAGTGGCATCGATGATGAAGGTCGTAAAGCAATCGTCGAAGACATCGACGTACAGACCTGGCTGACAGGGAAAGTAAGCGATGTTGTGGCTGAAAGTGAACGTACCGAGGCCGTTGCCGATATCCCGATTTTCGCCCGGATTCGTGAGCTGAACAAACGAGATATGATGGCGGTTTATCAATGCCTTGAACAGAAAAAATAA
- a CDS encoding response regulator: MNYFIIDDDPAIRGMLTEMIEDEDLGKVVGEAEDGSLVNNGVLSFKKADIVLIDLLMPIRDGIETIRALADGFQGRFVMISQVESKELIGEAYRLGAEYYIIKPLNQVEISCILNKVNERILVDQSIQGIQKSLNVFTGRPKSSKVSSSHTKNIMEAGRSLISDLGMIGEGGSEDLLNILGFLQSEKKRLGSAYTFPYLKEIFAGIAAEKLGDQAKETEIQKEMKASEQRVRRALNQALIHIASLGLTDYMNPKFEAYSSTFFDFSEVRKKMLELEDKSKKVSSQSRNNMKKFIQVLFMEARQMMK, translated from the coding sequence ATGAATTATTTCATTATAGATGACGATCCTGCCATTCGAGGAATGCTGACAGAGATGATTGAAGATGAGGATTTAGGCAAAGTTGTGGGAGAAGCAGAAGACGGATCGTTAGTGAATAATGGCGTACTGTCTTTTAAAAAGGCAGACATTGTCCTAATCGATTTGCTCATGCCAATTAGGGACGGAATTGAAACGATCAGGGCTCTTGCTGATGGATTTCAAGGAAGGTTTGTGATGATTTCGCAAGTGGAATCGAAAGAACTGATTGGAGAGGCGTATAGATTAGGGGCGGAATACTACATTATAAAACCGCTGAACCAAGTTGAAATTTCATGCATATTAAACAAAGTGAACGAGCGAATACTGGTGGATCAATCGATCCAGGGCATTCAAAAATCGTTGAACGTGTTTACGGGCCGCCCGAAGTCTTCGAAAGTGTCCTCCTCCCATACAAAAAATATTATGGAAGCCGGACGTTCCTTAATTTCCGATTTAGGTATGATTGGCGAAGGGGGAAGCGAGGATTTACTAAACATTTTAGGATTCCTTCAAAGTGAAAAGAAAAGACTCGGCTCCGCCTACACGTTTCCATATTTAAAGGAAATTTTTGCTGGGATTGCTGCTGAAAAGCTGGGAGATCAAGCGAAAGAGACCGAAATCCAGAAAGAAATGAAAGCCTCTGAGCAGCGTGTCCGCCGCGCTCTTAACCAGGCCCTCATCCATATCGCTTCATTAGGATTGACGGATTATATGAATCCAAAATTCGAAGCCTATTCATCCACATTTTTTGATTTCTCGGAAGTCCGCAAAAAAATGCTGGAGCTAGAAGACAAAAGCAAAAAAGTAAGCAGCCAGAGCCGTAATAACATGAAAAAGTTTATCCAAGTGCTGTTTATGGAAGCAAGACAGATGATGAAATAA